The Pedobacter mucosus genome window below encodes:
- a CDS encoding RNA polymerase sigma factor codes for MNSSSDSKLLELICSGNHLAYATLIDRYWEQLYRHIWFKIKNSDDAKDLVQDIFLSLWKNRSKITLDVKDSLAPYLFRSAKYLVINHFSRPRITVINEQALITALETPSEIKTDDLMLTNELKELLDNEVNQLPERLQVPYRLSREQELPIREIAEKLSLSEQTVKNNISTALSVIRLKLLKYNLEGTMIQIIAFAIFLLSIN; via the coding sequence ATGAACTCCTCTTCTGACAGCAAATTACTTGAATTAATATGTAGTGGCAACCATCTTGCCTACGCTACATTAATAGATCGATATTGGGAACAACTGTATCGGCATATTTGGTTTAAAATAAAAAATTCCGATGATGCGAAAGATTTGGTTCAGGATATTTTTTTAAGCCTTTGGAAAAATCGAAGTAAAATCACACTTGATGTAAAAGATAGTCTTGCTCCTTATTTATTCAGATCAGCAAAATATTTAGTTATCAATCATTTTTCGAGACCTAGAATCACCGTTATTAATGAGCAGGCACTTATAACCGCACTAGAAACACCCTCAGAAATTAAAACTGATGATCTTATGCTCACAAATGAGCTTAAAGAACTATTGGATAATGAAGTCAATCAACTTCCAGAAAGGTTGCAAGTTCCATATCGTCTAAGCAGGGAACAAGAACTCCCGATTCGAGAGATCGCAGAAAAACTATCATTATCCGAACAAACCGTTAAAAATAATATCAGCACTGCTTTAAGTGTCATCAGACTTAAATTACTTAAATATAATCTAGAAGGTACAATGATTCAGATAATAGCTTTTGCAATTTTTTTACTGTCAATAAATTAA
- a CDS encoding FecR family protein — MVSQNKNPKAIKSVFKKYLKEKATSTEHEAVNSWYEGLGKDSNESFNLNNQPEEIDNLGRSIKEHLIRHTKSNRKLVSLSIYIKYAAIFLLIVSAALTIRNKFYTDKLPNQERTFKSTDHAAKEITLTDGSIILLNVGSELIVAKNFGSHERNVSLKGEAFFKIAKNKLKPFIIKTGALRTTVVGTSFNINAYADLNRIKISVASGKVRVSKKTLTGEEILATSMTRDASLSFEKSTGKTLLKIERCELISSWKDSKLYIDNATLSEIAKQLERYYHLKVVFNPKIDKGKRYTIRFNQEPANRIMEILSMLTKTKFTYQTKQITII, encoded by the coding sequence ATGGTGTCCCAAAATAAGAATCCTAAAGCAATTAAATCGGTATTTAAAAAATACCTCAAAGAAAAAGCAACTTCTACAGAGCATGAAGCGGTGAACAGCTGGTATGAAGGGCTTGGTAAAGATAGCAATGAATCTTTCAACCTAAATAATCAGCCTGAAGAGATAGATAATTTAGGCAGATCTATCAAAGAACATTTGATCCGGCACACTAAAAGTAATAGAAAACTTGTTTCTCTATCGATTTACATCAAGTACGCCGCAATCTTTCTTTTGATCGTTAGTGCAGCCCTCACCATTCGCAATAAATTTTATACTGATAAATTACCTAACCAAGAGCGAACATTCAAATCCACAGATCATGCTGCCAAAGAGATTACTTTGACTGATGGGTCTATCATATTGCTTAATGTAGGAAGTGAACTAATTGTGGCTAAAAATTTTGGCAGTCATGAACGAAATGTCTCACTTAAAGGAGAGGCATTTTTTAAAATAGCAAAAAATAAGCTAAAGCCTTTCATCATAAAAACAGGTGCACTAAGAACTACGGTTGTGGGAACTTCCTTTAATATCAATGCATACGCAGACTTAAACAGAATCAAAATCTCCGTAGCAAGTGGCAAAGTGAGGGTATCTAAAAAGACTTTGACAGGCGAAGAAATACTTGCCACTAGCATGACCAGAGATGCCAGTTTATCATTTGAAAAATCTACCGGAAAAACATTGCTAAAAATAGAACGCTGCGAATTAATTTCTTCATGGAAAGACAGTAAGCTATATATTGATAATGCAACATTAAGTGAGATTGCCAAGCAACTTGAAAGATATTATCACCTAAAAGTGGTTTTCAATCCAAAAATAGATAAAGGGAAACGCTATACCATACGTTTCAATCAAGAACCGGCTAACAGGATAATGGAAATTCTTTCCATGCTAACAAAAACAAAATTTACTTACCAAACCAAACAAATCACGATAATTTAA
- a CDS encoding TonB-dependent receptor domain-containing protein, translated as MSIEAMLIISNDRFKTLKTYSNMQKYYPGYKHPTWLLFNLKMKLTIALLFLSNALLFAGPTSGQSMKDIKINLSAKNLPLRKILDLIEQKSPFVIGYENDNTNITETFNIEAKHKSVAEVLGQLTKNSSVEIVQISDKYILINSKKAFLPMVVIGTITDKRTKESLPGVSVRVKGGSAITQTDSKGNYRLNVPSNQQDIVIEARSIGYKSREFNVPKNTSNLTINIQLEEDLLGLDEIVVTGQGIDVSKRRLSSNVVSISEKDIRDIPASRIDQLLQSKLPNAQIRLTGGQAGATSIIRSRGVNSAFISSTPIIYVDGVRMDNLNTRAALGGGSATGAAISSISDIPMDNIEKIEFVNGGAATTLYGSDAANGVIQIITKKGGADKTDITLETQLGIETPTTDYLHFKRSKELLMQNGFYQKYNIGLNGGDGKFGYSFSGGYQNSTGTQIYDQNSNRRIDLRTGLRASLGTKVTYESSFSYINNKYKRSRNGNQGGYTGLWFAESGASSITGPRFKSDIDAMTDEDFAAISAFVDKAEALQDNGININRFQTSQVFKYQPLKNLTFKATGGVDYRAQRQNIITTNEYLSHTTNTAITNQGSIDNFDRNYLGLTFEFNGQYEAKVGDFSFITTAGGQLFRNEDHQIQYTGTNIRDGAQTISIAATRTGDEYYSAVTSYGMYIQENAGYKNKLFLDLGLRGDGNSAFGKNIGIQYYPKVGLSYIPSAETYFQSISKVVSSAKIRGNYGIAGNFPTPFANDRTISFIGFNGEQAASFGQAGNNDLKPEKTTTMEAGIDLGFLNDRIIVSAGFYHSITKDALFVVPPAPSTGQTSQLQNTGRILNRGLEFNTVLTPIKTTNTSLRFNLSVNTLYNKVLSSGGAAPFNINGFSARTVQTVVQEGYPIGFIRGNFGVFDTQGLLVSTTAQQNLGTTVPDLFGSMGLNFQYKSFNLFANADYQKGASAVSFDRQFRFNYGTSTEGIPQAEIDKSGRTKWLDVTNMFVEKTDYIKIRTIGIGYNLKPTTWTKAVKSINIGFSVVNPLNFATSSFDPETTISGSAQGQNGATTGGISYSTYSSPRQFVGSLRVNF; from the coding sequence ATGAGCATTGAAGCAATGCTCATCATTTCCAATGATCGTTTCAAAACATTAAAAACTTATTCAAATATGCAAAAATATTACCCGGGTTACAAACACCCGACATGGTTACTTTTTAACTTAAAAATGAAGCTAACAATAGCCCTTCTTTTTCTTTCAAATGCATTGCTCTTTGCAGGTCCAACCTCAGGTCAATCAATGAAAGACATTAAAATAAATCTTTCCGCAAAGAACTTACCACTTAGAAAAATACTGGATTTGATCGAGCAAAAAAGTCCGTTTGTAATTGGTTATGAAAACGATAATACCAATATTACGGAAACTTTCAATATAGAGGCCAAGCATAAATCCGTTGCTGAAGTACTAGGCCAGCTGACAAAGAATTCAAGTGTGGAAATTGTTCAAATCAGCGATAAATACATCCTTATCAATAGTAAAAAAGCATTTCTGCCAATGGTGGTAATCGGGACCATTACCGATAAACGTACAAAAGAAAGTTTACCTGGCGTAAGTGTTAGGGTCAAAGGTGGATCTGCTATTACACAAACCGACAGTAAAGGTAATTACAGACTCAACGTCCCATCAAATCAACAAGACATAGTGATCGAAGCCAGGTCGATAGGTTATAAAAGCAGGGAATTTAATGTTCCAAAAAACACTTCAAATTTGACGATAAACATCCAATTGGAAGAGGATCTTTTAGGCTTAGATGAAATTGTGGTTACTGGACAGGGGATTGATGTGAGCAAAAGAAGACTCTCTTCAAATGTGGTGAGTATTTCTGAAAAAGACATAAGGGATATACCTGCCTCCAGAATAGACCAGCTGCTACAATCTAAGCTTCCCAATGCACAGATCAGGTTAACAGGCGGGCAAGCTGGTGCAACATCTATAATACGTTCAAGAGGCGTTAACTCGGCATTTATCAGTTCTACCCCTATTATTTATGTAGATGGAGTTAGGATGGATAACTTAAATACGAGAGCTGCTCTTGGTGGTGGAAGTGCAACAGGCGCAGCAATCAGTTCCATTTCAGATATTCCTATGGATAACATTGAGAAGATAGAGTTTGTTAACGGCGGTGCAGCAACTACCTTATATGGATCCGATGCCGCTAATGGTGTGATTCAGATTATCACTAAAAAAGGTGGTGCAGACAAAACGGATATTACCTTGGAAACTCAGCTGGGCATAGAGACGCCAACGACAGATTACCTACACTTTAAACGTTCGAAAGAACTATTAATGCAAAATGGATTTTATCAAAAGTACAATATTGGCCTAAATGGTGGCGATGGCAAGTTCGGTTATAGTTTCTCTGGAGGATATCAAAATAGTACAGGTACACAAATTTATGATCAAAACAGCAATAGAAGGATTGATTTAAGGACGGGTTTAAGAGCCTCCTTAGGTACAAAGGTTACTTATGAAAGTTCTTTTAGCTATATCAACAATAAATATAAAAGAAGCAGAAATGGAAATCAGGGTGGCTATACGGGTTTATGGTTTGCAGAAAGTGGCGCATCGTCAATCACCGGACCAAGATTTAAAAGCGACATTGATGCAATGACGGACGAAGATTTTGCGGCCATCAGTGCATTTGTAGATAAAGCTGAAGCATTACAAGATAATGGAATCAACATCAACCGGTTCCAGACTTCTCAGGTCTTTAAGTATCAACCACTGAAAAACTTAACCTTTAAAGCAACAGGTGGAGTTGATTACCGTGCACAGAGACAAAATATCATTACAACTAATGAATACTTATCGCATACAACAAATACCGCCATTACTAACCAGGGAAGCATTGACAATTTTGATAGAAATTACCTTGGTTTAACTTTTGAGTTTAACGGACAATATGAAGCAAAGGTTGGTGATTTCTCATTTATTACCACCGCTGGAGGACAGCTTTTCAGAAATGAAGATCACCAGATTCAATATACCGGAACTAATATAAGAGATGGCGCACAAACCATTAGTATCGCCGCTACCCGTACAGGAGACGAATATTATTCTGCTGTAACGAGTTATGGAATGTATATTCAGGAAAACGCTGGTTATAAGAACAAACTGTTTCTTGATTTAGGTTTGCGTGGTGATGGTAATTCTGCTTTTGGTAAAAATATTGGTATTCAGTATTATCCTAAAGTTGGTCTTTCTTATATACCAAGCGCCGAAACTTATTTTCAATCGATTTCGAAAGTGGTTTCATCTGCAAAAATTCGAGGAAACTATGGTATTGCAGGAAATTTCCCTACCCCTTTTGCTAATGACCGAACGATTTCATTCATCGGTTTTAATGGCGAACAGGCAGCATCATTTGGACAGGCGGGAAATAACGACCTGAAACCTGAAAAAACCACAACGATGGAGGCAGGAATCGACCTTGGATTTTTAAATGACAGGATTATCGTTTCTGCAGGGTTTTATCATTCAATTACCAAAGATGCATTGTTTGTCGTTCCTCCAGCACCTTCAACCGGCCAAACTAGTCAGCTGCAAAATACAGGAAGAATTTTAAACCGTGGACTGGAATTCAACACCGTTTTGACCCCAATTAAAACGACCAATACCAGCCTTAGATTTAACCTTTCGGTAAATACCTTATACAATAAAGTATTGAGTTCCGGGGGTGCGGCACCTTTTAACATTAACGGTTTCAGTGCCAGAACAGTTCAAACCGTCGTACAGGAAGGTTATCCAATTGGATTTATTAGGGGAAATTTTGGTGTGTTTGATACTCAAGGCCTATTGGTAAGTACTACTGCACAACAAAACCTGGGCACCACAGTACCCGATCTTTTTGGCAGTATGGGCCTTAACTTCCAATATAAATCATTCAATCTATTTGCAAACGCAGATTATCAAAAAGGTGCTAGCGCAGTTTCATTCGATCGTCAATTCAGGTTCAATTATGGTACCTCTACCGAAGGAATTCCCCAAGCAGAAATAGATAAAAGCGGAAGAACAAAGTGGCTTGATGTGACAAATATGTTTGTAGAAAAAACCGATTATATCAAGATAAGAACAATAGGTATTGGTTATAATTTGAAACCAACCACCTGGACAAAAGCGGTCAAAAGCATTAACATAGGTTTTTCGGTAGTCAACCCACTAAATTTTGCTACTTCGAGTTTCGATCCTGAAACAACCATTAGCGGAAGCGCACAAGGCCAAAATGGCGCTACAACAGGAGGCATCTCTTACTCAACTTATTCTTCTCCACGACAATTTGTAGGTTCACTTAGGGTAAATTTTTAA
- a CDS encoding alkaline phosphatase family protein, with translation MNRLKEIISVAILAILSINVQAQSAKYVVLVSIDGFRPDFYLDKSWPTPNLQQLMASGSYAKGVRCIFPSVTYPSHTTLITGTFPAKHGITYNTMPNEANKYEWTTDSKKIKAETLWQAARKKGLKSASISWPISVGAEIDYNLPEIWSETNMADRKSAISAYATPKGLLEEMEKYAIGDVEMEDLNLSSLSMDENNSRMAAYILRTYKPSLLSIHIAGVDGAEHKEGRSGNGVNKAIASADHAVMNLIDAINKAGMQDSTAIIITGDHGFVNVEKTLSPNVWLTELGIDSKVGTTEPIAKFQSAGGSAFFHLKNSKDLSTLNKVRKKLAGLPLEYKNMFRIVERVELDKIGADPHASFALAATNGVYIQDNATGPVSGPKKGGAHGYFPDSPEIRTGFIIAGAGVKKGVVLDSINLEDVAPTVAKILGIQLPNADGKAAKEFLK, from the coding sequence ATGAATCGTTTAAAAGAAATTATAAGTGTCGCCATCCTTGCAATACTCTCCATAAATGTGCAGGCACAAAGTGCAAAATATGTTGTGTTAGTAAGCATCGACGGTTTTCGTCCTGATTTTTATCTGGATAAAAGTTGGCCAACCCCAAATTTGCAGCAGCTTATGGCAAGCGGATCATATGCAAAAGGAGTACGTTGCATTTTTCCGAGTGTAACCTACCCTTCTCACACCACACTAATCACCGGTACCTTCCCTGCAAAACATGGCATAACCTATAATACAATGCCCAATGAGGCAAATAAGTATGAGTGGACCACTGATTCTAAAAAAATAAAAGCGGAAACACTTTGGCAGGCGGCGAGGAAAAAAGGATTGAAATCAGCTTCAATCTCCTGGCCTATATCAGTGGGTGCAGAAATAGATTATAACCTTCCTGAGATTTGGTCTGAAACAAACATGGCTGATCGAAAAAGCGCTATATCTGCATATGCCACTCCAAAGGGCTTGCTGGAAGAAATGGAAAAATATGCTATAGGGGATGTTGAAATGGAAGATTTGAACCTTAGTTCATTGTCCATGGATGAAAACAATAGCCGTATGGCCGCTTACATCCTTCGCACATACAAACCTAGCCTACTGAGCATACACATTGCAGGAGTAGATGGTGCGGAACATAAAGAAGGCAGATCAGGCAATGGTGTAAATAAAGCTATAGCTTCAGCCGATCATGCGGTAATGAATTTAATAGATGCCATTAATAAGGCAGGTATGCAGGATAGTACAGCAATAATAATTACAGGTGACCATGGTTTTGTTAATGTTGAAAAAACACTCTCACCTAATGTTTGGCTAACTGAACTTGGTATTGATAGCAAAGTTGGAACAACAGAACCAATTGCTAAATTTCAATCCGCTGGCGGCTCTGCTTTTTTTCACCTTAAAAACAGCAAAGATTTGTCAACCCTTAATAAAGTTCGCAAGAAACTGGCTGGATTACCACTAGAATATAAAAATATGTTTAGGATAGTAGAACGTGTTGAGCTTGATAAAATTGGAGCAGACCCACATGCTAGCTTTGCATTGGCCGCTACTAATGGCGTCTACATTCAGGATAACGCAACTGGTCCGGTATCCGGTCCCAAAAAAGGAGGTGCCCATGGTTACTTCCCGGATAGTCCGGAGATACGTACAGGTTTTATTATTGCAGGAGCTGGTGTAAAAAAAGGAGTCGTATTGGATTCTATTAATCTAGAAGACGTTGCGCCTACTGTAGCTAAAATATTGGGTATCCAGTTACCGAATGCAGATGGTAAAGCTGCAAAAGAGTTTTTAAAATAA
- a CDS encoding SgcJ/EcaC family oxidoreductase, giving the protein MKKILILLGMLLPVLSTNAQSKTDEVSAITKQVDEMVNSWNKHDHSNMKNYSTPDCSWVNIVGMWWKNLKEVEYSTQFYHTNMFKNTTMVNKGVNVRIINPTTAIVHFKSFVSAFTTPNGQQIPGSDDIALLVYVKQNGKWLMTAGENVVIDSLAQKNDPVLHMNK; this is encoded by the coding sequence ATGAAAAAGATACTTATTCTATTGGGCATGCTCTTGCCTGTGTTGTCCACAAATGCTCAAAGCAAAACCGATGAGGTTAGTGCGATTACAAAACAAGTTGATGAAATGGTTAATAGCTGGAACAAGCATGACCATAGTAATATGAAAAACTATTCGACCCCAGACTGTAGCTGGGTTAATATTGTAGGCATGTGGTGGAAGAATTTAAAAGAGGTTGAATACTCCACCCAATTCTACCATACCAATATGTTCAAGAATACCACCATGGTAAACAAGGGGGTTAATGTCCGAATCATTAATCCCACGACCGCAATTGTACATTTTAAAAGTTTTGTAAGTGCTTTTACCACGCCTAATGGACAGCAAATACCTGGAAGTGATGATATTGCTCTTTTGGTTTATGTAAAACAAAACGGAAAGTGGCTGATGACCGCCGGAGAGAATGTAGTAATTGATTCCTTGGCACAGAAAAACGATCCGGTACTACATATGAATAAGTAA
- a CDS encoding helix-turn-helix domain-containing protein gives MNMIPSFFVPHAALQHCISHIMVVEARQDNLIARFSPFPPTPQHAIHFYPRDPVTVSHEKQRSIYQLPASVIIGPQVSQVNISMGIHHVIVSVAFLPGGMHRLLNMPMHELYDEAIDATLLLGSGITEVNEQLQYAQTATEMKIVVERFLLKKLHYASPMPWEQAMKGQLQLGLSLENAASLACLSLRQYERRSKEVMGYSPKIFSRLIRFSNAYRLKERDPKLSWTNIAHASGYYDQMHLIRDFKEFTDVLPGTLTKQILLAPSLLQEHMRI, from the coding sequence ATGAATATGATACCTTCATTTTTCGTACCACACGCTGCTTTACAGCATTGCATAAGCCATATCATGGTAGTGGAGGCAAGGCAGGATAACTTAATTGCAAGATTCTCTCCATTTCCACCAACGCCCCAACATGCTATCCATTTTTATCCAAGGGATCCTGTTACGGTATCTCATGAAAAACAAAGATCAATCTACCAGCTACCTGCAAGCGTCATTATTGGTCCTCAGGTTAGTCAGGTAAATATTTCAATGGGTATACATCATGTTATTGTTTCAGTGGCTTTTTTGCCAGGAGGAATGCATAGGTTGCTTAATATGCCTATGCATGAACTATATGATGAAGCAATAGATGCAACATTATTACTCGGATCAGGAATTACTGAAGTGAATGAGCAGTTGCAGTATGCGCAAACGGCTACAGAAATGAAGATTGTAGTGGAACGTTTTCTATTAAAAAAATTACATTATGCTTCCCCTATGCCTTGGGAACAAGCCATGAAGGGGCAGCTGCAATTAGGTCTGTCGTTAGAAAATGCTGCTTCGCTTGCGTGCCTCAGCCTGAGGCAATATGAACGGCGCTCGAAAGAAGTTATGGGGTATTCTCCAAAAATATTTTCTAGGTTAATCCGCTTTTCAAATGCATACAGACTTAAAGAGCGAGATCCAAAATTAAGCTGGACAAATATTGCTCATGCAAGTGGTTACTATGATCAAATGCACCTGATTCGGGATTTTAAGGAATTTACAGATGTTTTGCCAGGTACGCTTACCAAACAAATTCTTCTTGCTCCATCATTGCTACAGGAACACATGCGAATCTAG
- a CDS encoding alkaline phosphatase, translated as MKSLIYTFLFITSFVGQFVKAQNIATNRGHSHNDYHQNIPLLQAYYSGMGSIEADVFLKDGELFVAHEGSEIKAERTLKKMYLSPLASFYKENKNNAFKNTDQKLQLVIDIKQDHVNVLNKLISALKEFGNVFNNDNNVNAIKIVISGDMPLPVNFKNWPNYINFDGRPETKYSPEELNRVAMISQDIKKYSIWNGKGVPTPTDYAKLKKVVDDAHKAGKPFRFWATVDNPNTWIVLNRLGTDWINTDHPELLADFYAHQDKLTYINVNPYPVYTPTYKSDGNNKKVKNVILLIGDGMGLAQVHAGLIANHGDLNIARIKNIGFSQTAAANSDNTDSAAGATAMATGEKTNNRYIGMGTDHKVRTNLVDTLNGLGIKSGIISVGDITDATPAAFYAHQAERTMSMEIAKDLLSSKVEILVGSNQAAFLENKDTELLDKLTTKGFALSKSFTDFSKQVSGKQLVLLPSEDTRSILKGRGDLLRKSLNKTIEILNKNKNGFFIMAEGAQIDHGGHANDLPVVVTEMHDFDKTVEAALRFADQNGETIVIVTADHETGGLTLLDADTKNGKVTGNFSTDDHTNIMVPVYAYGPHSGEFCGMYSNTEIFKKIIKIIDF; from the coding sequence ATGAAATCTTTAATCTATACTTTTTTATTTATCACATCTTTTGTTGGCCAGTTCGTAAAGGCGCAAAACATAGCTACTAATCGAGGTCACAGCCATAACGATTATCATCAGAATATACCCCTACTACAAGCTTATTATTCAGGAATGGGTTCTATTGAGGCCGATGTTTTTTTGAAGGACGGTGAACTTTTTGTGGCGCATGAAGGTTCTGAAATTAAGGCAGAAAGAACATTAAAGAAGATGTATTTATCTCCACTTGCTTCATTTTACAAGGAGAATAAAAATAATGCGTTTAAAAATACAGATCAAAAACTTCAACTGGTTATTGATATCAAGCAGGATCATGTGAACGTCTTGAATAAATTGATTTCAGCACTTAAGGAATTTGGTAATGTATTTAATAATGACAACAACGTAAATGCAATAAAAATTGTGATCAGCGGAGATATGCCGCTGCCTGTAAATTTTAAAAACTGGCCCAATTATATTAATTTCGATGGCAGACCAGAAACAAAATATTCACCTGAAGAATTAAATCGTGTTGCGATGATTAGTCAGGATATTAAAAAATATTCGATCTGGAACGGAAAAGGGGTGCCCACTCCGACAGATTATGCTAAACTTAAAAAAGTTGTAGATGATGCTCACAAAGCTGGAAAGCCATTTCGGTTTTGGGCAACGGTAGATAATCCAAACACCTGGATTGTTTTAAACCGTTTGGGTACTGATTGGATAAATACCGACCATCCAGAACTACTTGCTGACTTTTATGCACATCAGGATAAATTGACTTACATTAACGTAAATCCATATCCCGTTTATACGCCTACTTATAAATCTGATGGCAATAATAAAAAGGTTAAAAATGTGATTTTGTTAATTGGCGACGGAATGGGGCTTGCGCAAGTACATGCAGGTTTAATTGCAAACCATGGTGATTTAAATATTGCTAGAATCAAAAATATCGGTTTTTCACAAACTGCAGCAGCAAATTCCGACAATACGGATTCTGCTGCTGGAGCAACGGCAATGGCCACTGGCGAGAAAACAAACAATCGCTACATTGGTATGGGAACTGATCATAAAGTGCGAACAAATCTGGTGGATACTTTAAATGGCTTAGGGATTAAAAGTGGAATTATTAGTGTTGGCGATATCACTGATGCTACGCCAGCAGCATTTTACGCCCATCAAGCTGAACGTACCATGAGCATGGAGATTGCTAAAGATCTACTTAGTTCAAAAGTAGAGATTTTGGTAGGTTCAAATCAAGCCGCATTCTTAGAGAATAAAGACACTGAGTTATTAGATAAATTGACTACCAAAGGTTTTGCCTTAAGCAAAAGCTTTACAGATTTCTCTAAACAGGTTTCTGGTAAACAGTTGGTTTTATTACCAAGTGAGGATACACGATCCATTTTAAAAGGACGAGGAGATTTATTAAGAAAGTCTCTTAACAAAACCATTGAAATCTTAAATAAAAATAAAAATGGTTTTTTTATTATGGCTGAAGGTGCGCAAATAGATCATGGTGGACATGCAAATGATTTACCTGTTGTGGTTACCGAAATGCATGATTTTGACAAAACTGTTGAAGCGGCTTTACGCTTTGCTGATCAAAACGGAGAGACAATTGTGATTGTTACAGCCGACCATGAAACTGGAGGTTTAACTTTATTGGATGCAGATACGAAAAATGGAAAAGTAACCGGAAATTTTAGTACAGATGATCATACAAATATCATGGTGCCGGTTTATGCATATGGTCCTCATTCAGGAGAATTTTGTGGAATGTATTCTAATACTGAAATCTTCAAGAAAATAATTAAAATCATTGACTTTTAG
- a CDS encoding phytase, producing the protein MRNIKIVNFTAIAIISFGLSCNGIAQKLDVNAVKPLYVTDPVDFDTDDPAIWVNPSDPKKSLVIGTDKDANGGLYVFDLKGKIIKSKTVKGLKRPNNVDIAYGLILGGKKTDIAVTTERLTHELRIYSIPNMTPVDNGGIPVFEGETAPGSRDLMGIAMYTDPEGKIYAIVGRKSGPNEGRYLWQYLLTDDGKGTVKASLVRKFGNYSGKKEIESIAVDNELGYVYYSDEQFGIRKYYADPAKGNQELSIFGKGDFAVDNEGIALYKTQGNKGYILVSDQGARQLKVYSRTGKSGAPNQHPLLATIKYSANQTDGIDVVSVPLNSDFKHGLLVAMSDDKTFHFYRWEDLAGKNLDINR; encoded by the coding sequence ATGAGAAATATAAAAATTGTAAATTTTACTGCAATCGCTATTATAAGTTTTGGACTTTCCTGTAACGGGATTGCTCAAAAATTAGATGTCAACGCCGTTAAGCCGCTGTATGTTACCGATCCTGTAGATTTCGATACAGATGACCCGGCAATTTGGGTAAACCCTTCAGATCCAAAAAAATCACTGGTAATTGGCACGGATAAAGATGCAAATGGTGGATTATATGTTTTTGATTTGAAAGGAAAAATTATTAAATCTAAAACCGTTAAGGGTTTGAAAAGACCTAACAATGTGGATATCGCATATGGACTAATTCTTGGAGGAAAGAAAACGGATATTGCTGTGACGACTGAACGTTTAACCCATGAATTAAGAATCTATTCGATACCAAACATGACGCCTGTTGATAATGGAGGAATTCCAGTTTTCGAAGGAGAAACAGCTCCCGGATCTCGTGATTTAATGGGTATTGCGATGTATACAGATCCAGAAGGAAAAATTTATGCCATTGTTGGTAGAAAGTCTGGACCCAATGAAGGAAGGTATCTTTGGCAATACTTATTAACCGATGATGGCAAAGGTACGGTTAAGGCAAGTTTGGTAAGGAAATTTGGAAACTATAGTGGCAAAAAAGAAATCGAGTCTATTGCAGTCGATAATGAACTTGGTTATGTTTATTACTCTGATGAACAATTTGGTATTCGTAAGTATTATGCTGATCCGGCTAAAGGAAACCAGGAATTATCCATATTCGGTAAAGGAGATTTTGCCGTAGATAATGAAGGTATAGCATTATACAAGACTCAAGGAAACAAAGGTTATATTTTAGTTTCTGACCAAGGAGCCAGACAGTTAAAAGTTTACAGCCGAACAGGAAAAAGTGGAGCCCCAAATCAACATCCATTGTTAGCAACGATAAAATATTCGGCCAATCAGACCGATGGGATTGATGTTGTTTCGGTGCCTTTAAATTCAGATTTTAAACATGGCTTATTAGTTGCCATGAGTGATGATAAAACTTTTCATTTTTACCGGTGGGAAGATCTTGCAGGTAAAAACCTCGATATAAATCGTTAA